The following nucleotide sequence is from Nitrospira sp..
TGCACGGCGGGACGGTGCGGGTTGAGAGCCGCCTCGACGAAGGCAGCACCTTCTGTGTCACGCTGCCTTGGGGTAAGGACCATCTCCAGCCCGAACAAATCGGACCGGGCCTCCCTGCCGTCTCCCCGACAACGGCGGCGGCTCCCTACCTCGAAGAGGCGCTGCGCTGGCTACCCGACTCTCAGGAAGATCAAGACCTTCCGCAGGCGCAGGACGCACCCGCCGATCCCACAGCCGCCCGTGCCCGTGTGCTGGTCGCCGACGATAACGCGGACATGCGCCATTACATCCTGCGATTGTTGCGTGAGCGGTATGACGTCGTGGCGGTCGCGGATGGCCTCGCGGCCCTGGCCGAAATTCGCCGCCGCCCCCCGGATCTGGTCCTGAGCGACATCATGATGCCACAGCTTGACGGCGCAGGTTTGGTCAGAACCCTGCGTGCAGATCCTGCGCTCCAAACCATTCCGATCATTTTGCTCTCCGCTCGCGCGGGCGAAGAATCTCGCGTGGAGGGACTGGAGCAGGGCGCGGATGACTACCTCGTCAAACCGTTCGGTGCGCGCGACTTGCTTGCGCGCGTCGCCACCCACCTCAACCTGGCCCGCATCCGGCGGGATGCAGAAGCGGCGATGCTCCGCACCAAGACGTTCTTGGAACGGATCACCGCCTCCACGCCGGACGTGCTGTTCGTCTTCGACCTGCAGGAGGGGAGCCCCGTTTACGTCAACCGCAGCCTGGACACCGTCCTCGGCTACAGCCTGGCCCAACTCCATGCCATGCCCGGTGATCCCTTGTCCTGCTTGGTCCATCCGGAAGACCTGCCCGCGGTCAGAGAGTGGTTGGACGGATTTCAGTCCGCGCCGGACGATGAGGTACGGGAGCATGTTCACCAAGTCCGGCACTCCGACGGCACCTATCGCCGCTTCTTGGTGCGAGCCACGGTGTTCGAACGAACCGGCGACGGGCGTGCCAAGCAGATCATCGGCAGCGCCAGGGATGTGACGGATCAACAGCGGGCCGAGGAGGCTCTCCGCCGAAGCGAAGCGCGCTTTCGGGCGATCGTGAGCCAAGCGACCGCCGCCGTGGCCCAGACCGATCTGACGGGGCGATTCCTGTTCGTCAACCGGCGCTTCTGCAACCTGCTGGGCTACAGCGAATCCGAGCTGCTCGGCATGAGGATGCAGGAGGTCACCGATCCAGAAGATCTCCCTCACAACCTCGAACTGTTCCATCGGCTCGTGAACGGCGGACCGGATTTCATCCTCGAAAAGCGCTACCGCCGCAAGGACGGCACCGCGGTGTGGGCGAGCGTGAGCGTCGGCGGGGTTCGGGAGGGCAACGCACTCCGTTATATTTTGGCCGTCGGATTCGACATCAGCGTCCGCAAGCGGCAAGAGACACAACTCCTCGCCATCAATCGACGGCAACAGTGGCTCTATGAGTTGGCCGACGCTCTCAACCGCGCAGAGCCGCCGGCGCGACTCTACGAGCGGGCGTTGCAGGCGATGGTCGACGCGGTCCAAGCCGACCGGGCCGCGATCCTGCTCTTCGATGACGACGGCACCATGCGTTTCAAAGCCTCCCAAGGGTTATCCGATGAGTACCGGCGGGCCGTTGAAGGCCATTCTCCTTGGACGAGGGACCATCGGGATCCGCCGCCCCTGTTCATCGATGATCTCGAGACCTCCGACCTCGAACCCGAATTGCGAGCGACCATCCGGCGTGAGGGCGTCCGGGCTTTAGCCTTCATCCCCCTGACCTACAGCGAACAATTACTCGGAAAATTCATGCTCTACTTCGACCGTCCGCATCGGATGACCGACGAGGACATCGCCTGGAGCCAGGCCCTAGCCACCACGCTGGCGCTGGGCATCGCGCGGGCCAAGGCCGATGAGATCCTGCGCGCCCGGGAGGAACGACTCCGATTGGCCATGGAGGCGGGAAGGATGGGTGCGTGGGATCTCAACCTCCACACCGGCGAGACCACCTGGGACGCCAAACAATATGAACTCTTCGGGAGGCCGGTGGACCGCCCGCTACGCCGCGCGGAGGAGTTCTACGATGCCCTCCACCCGGACGACCGGGCCCAGGTACAAGAGGCGGCACAGCGCGCGCATCGGTCCGGCCTGTTCTCCGCGGAATTTCGTATCGTGACTCCGGACGGCGGCATACGTTGGTTGTCCGGGCAGGGTGCGACGGTCACCGATGAGCAGGGCCGCCCGGTGCGTATGGTCGGCATCAACTACGACATCACCGAGCGCAAGCGGGTGGAGGAAGATCTTCAGCGCTCAGCCGCCGAACTTGAGTGCCGCGTGGCGGAGCGGACGATCGAACTGACCGAGTCGCGCGAACAGCTGCGCGCCTTGGCCAGAGAACTCAACCTTGCAGGGCAACGGGAGCGCCAACACCTCGCGGCGGAATTACACGACTACCTGGCACAACTCCTGGCGTTGAGCCGCATCCGGCTGGCTCAAGCCATGCAGCATTCGGTGTCTCCCGTCCTGGGCCGAACCTTGAGCGAGTTGCAGGAGGTCATCGATCAGGCCTTGACCTATACCAGAACCTTGGTGGCGCAGCTCAGCCCGCCGATCCTGAAGGAATTCGGACTGCCGATGGCCTTGCGCTGGCTGGCCGAACAGATGGTTCAACGTGATCTCCGAGTGTCGCTGGACCTGGGGCCGGAGCATCTCCCCCTGCCGGAAGATCAGGCCATGCTGCTGTTCCAGTCGGTCCGTGAACTCCTCATGAACGTGGTCAAACATGCCGCCGCGAAGGAGGCCGCCATCACCGTGCGGGTGAACCAGGGATGGCTCTCCATTACGGTGACGGATCGTGGCGTCGGCTTCGCCCATGTGGACAAGGCTGCGCTGCGCGAAGAGGGACACGTGCCGGGGTTCGGCCTGTTCAGCATCCGGGAACGAATGCTCGCCCTGGGAGGGCGGTTCGAATTGCGTTCGGTCCTAGGCCACGGCACCGAAGCGACGTTGATCGCTCCGCTGGCGTCCTCAACCGACCAGGGGAGCAGCCGACCGGCCGCTGCCGGCCTGCGCACGATCCCGGCGTCCACCGATGCGTCCGCAAATCAGCCACTCGAGGGCAGCCATCCGCTCGAAAAAACGCCGAAGACCCGCGTGCTGATCGCGGATGACCATGCGATGGTCCGGCAAGGGCTCTGCGGGCTCCTCGCAGGCTACGCGGACATCGAGGTGGTGGCTGAAGCAGCGACCGGCAAGGAAGCGGTGACGCTGGCGCAGCAGTGGCTGCCCGACGTCGTCTTGATGGACGTGAACATGCCGAGCATGGACGGCATCGAAGCCACCAGGCAGATCAAGAAATCCCAGCCCGCTACGATCGTGATCGGCCTCTCCGTCCAAGACGCCGCCCATGTGGGCGCGGTCATGCGCGAAGCCGGCGCCGTCGCCTTCCTCAACAAGGAAGCTGCCGTCGAAGACCTCTATCAAACCATTCAAACCGCCCGAAACGGATTATTGAGCGCCCGATGACACGATTCCATCAAAAGCCGAACCCGATCCTTTCCATCGCCCTCGTCCTATCCATCGCGGCGGTGTTTGTATCCGAGTTCTACACGAAGCTCGGCATCACCGTCTGGGTGGTGTATCTCATTCCCTTGGTCCTGTCGTATCTCACCTGGAACCCGCTCGTCCCCGTCGCCGTGGGTAGCATCGCCTCGCTTCTCATCCTAATCGGCCTGGTGATCAGCCCGGTCGGCATCGATCCCTCCCTGTCCTTGATCAACCGAGGCATGGGGGCCGGCACGGCCCTGGCGTTGGCGGCCTTCGGCCACCAATTCATCCGTGGTCGACTGGCCGTGCGCAAGGAGGAATGGGTACGGATGGGGCAGACCAAACTCAGCGAACGCATGATGGGAGATCAGAGCCTCCGGACCCTCGGCGAAAACATCCTGCAGGGCCTGGCCGAGTATGTAGGGGCACAGGGCGGGGCGATCTTCATCGACGACGGGTTCGGATTCCACCGCACGGCCACCTTCGGCGTGCCGGAAGGCGCCGCTCTGCCGGAACGATTCCAAGTCGGAGACGGGTTGTTGGGCCACGCCCTTCAACAGAAGCAGACGATCGTCGTACAGGACCTGCCGGACGGATATTTCACGATCGGCTCCGCCCTCGGACGCAGCGCTCCGCGGCACTTGCTCATCACGCCGCTCGGGGCGGACGGCGTGATCAACACGGTGTTGGAACTGGGGTTTTTCCATCGCGTACACGACTCGGATAAGGAATTGCTCGGCCGCTTGGCAGAGTCGATCGCCACGGCGGTCCGGGGGGCTCGCTACCGCAACCGCCTGCAGGAGCTCCTCGAAGAGACGCAACGTCAAGCGGAAGAGCTGCAGGTTCAGAGCGAAGAACTGCGGGTGGCGAACGAGGAACTCGAGGAACAAAGCCGAGCCCTGAAGGAATCCCATGGCCGACTCGAACAACAGCAGGCCGAATTGGAACAGACGAATTCCCAATTGGAGGAGCAGGCTCAGCTGCTGGAGGGGCAAAAAGACGAATTAAGCAACGCCGCGGCGATTTCGGAAGCGCAAAAGCGGCAGTTGGAACGGGTGAGTCGGTACAAGTCCGAATTCCTCGCCAACATGTCCCACGAGATGCGGACGCCGCTGAACTCGACCCTCATCTTGGCCAAGCTCCTCGCCGACAACCCGCAGGGCAATCTGACGCCGGAACAAGTCAAATCGGCCGCCACGATCGAATCGGCCGGCCATGATCTGCTGACGTTGATCGACGATGTGCTGGACTTGGCCAAGGTGGAGGCAGGCCGCATCGACCTGACTCCCGGCCAGGTGTCGCTGCAACGCTTGATCGACAGCCTGCACGCCCTCTTTCAGCCCTTGGCGACCCAAAAGGGATTGCAGCTCCAGATGCGGCGCGCGCCCGGAACTCCGGAGTCCATCGAAACCGACTGGCAGCGGCTCGAACAGGTGTTGAAAAATTTGCTATCCAACGCCATCAAGTTCACCGAAGCCGGCCGGGTCTCGCTCGACATTGCCCACCTGCCGGACGGACGTCTGGCCTTCGCCGTGGAGGACACGGGCATCGGTATCTCGCCCGATCAGCACGACCTCATCTTCGAGCCGTTCTGTCAAGGCGACGGCACCACCAACCGCAAATACGGTGGCACCGGTCTGGGCCTGTCGATTTCACGCGAGTTCGTTCGCCTCTTGGGCGGCGACATTCATCTTGCCAGCACGCCGGGACAGGGCAGTACGTTCACGATCCACCTCCCGCAAAGGATTCCCTCGTCCCCTCCGTTGCGGTCGGCCCCCATGGCTTCGTCCCCGCTCCCTTGCGAGCCCCCCGCCCCCATGCTCGCGTCTCCTTCGGGCGCTCCGCGCGTGAACGGCAACGCCCTGCGGACCGACGACGATCGGGAACGGCTCGACGACCATCGCCGCGTGATCCTGATCGTAGAGGACGACGAGGCCTTCTCTCGCATCCTTGCGGACCTGGCCCACGAGATGAACTTCAATGTGCTCATCGGTAACACAGCCGGCGAGGCCCTGGCGTTGGCCAGACAGTACCTTCCGAGCGCGGTGGTCCTCGACATCGGACTGCCTGACCACTCCGGCCTCTCCGTCATCGACCGCCTGAAGACCGACGTGCGCACCAGACATATCCCCGTTCACGTGATCTCCGGCCACGACCATGCCAAAACCGCCCTCTCGCTGGGTGCCGTCGGCTATATGCTCAAGCCGGTGAAACGCGAGCAGCTCGTGGAAGCCTTCCGCCAGTTCGAAACGCGCCTCACGGATAAACCCCGGCGGGTGCTCATCGTAGAGGACGATCCTGCGCAGCGCGACAGTCTCCATCTGTTGATCGGGTCGGACGACGTCGAGACCGTCGGAGCGGCAAGCGCCGCCGAGTGTCTGTCGCAACTTGCCGAACGCACCTTCGACTGCATGGTGCTCGACCTCACGCTGCCGGATGCCTCCGGCTTTTCTTTGCTGGAAACCATCAGCCGCGAGGAACACCTCGCCTTCCCGCCGGTCATTGTCTACACGGGCCGCGACCTCTCGGCCGATGAGGAACAACGGCTTCGCAAATATTCGCATTCCGTGATCATCAAGGGCGCCAAATCTCCCGAGCGCCTGCTCGACGAAGTCACCCTGTTTCTCCACCAGGTCGTCACCGCCCTGCCGCCTGAACAGCAGCGCATGTTGGAAAAGGCCCGCAACCGCAATGCCGTCCTGGAGGGCCGCCGCATCCTGATCGTGGAGGACGACGTGCGGAATATCTTCGCCTTGAGTGCGGTCTTGGAACCCCATGGAGCCAAGATCGACATCGCGCGGAATGGCCGCGAATGTTTGGCACTGTTGGAGTCTTCCATGCAGAGCGAGGATCGACGCATCGATGTGGTGCTGATGGACATCATGATGCCCGAGATGGACGGGCTGGCGGCCATGCGCGCCATCCGCGAGAGGCCAGAATGGCGGAAGTTACCCATCATCGCCCTCACCGCCAAGGCGATGAAGGACGATCAGGAACAGGCCCTCTCGGCCGGGGCCAACGACTATATGGCCAAGCCGCTCGATGTCGATCAATTGCTTTCGCTGGTGCGCGTATGGATGCCGCGATGACGCCCGACGCGCCGACGAAAACCGAAGACATCGAACTGCGGTTATTCCTGGATGCGATGTATTCGCAATATCACTACGACTTTCGCGGATACTCCAAGGCGTCGCTCAAGCGCCGGCTGCTGCTCGCCTGCCAACGGATGGGCTGCTCGACCCTCTCCGCGCTCCAAGAGCGGCTGCTCCACGACCGGGCGGTGCTTCCGCAACTTCTCAATTACCTGACCGTGCAGGTGAGCGACATGTTCCGCGACCCGGCCTATTTCCGCACCATCCGCGAACAGGTCATTCCCCACCTCAGGACCTATCCCTCTCTCAAGGTCTGGGTGGCCGGCTGCAGCACCGGCGAAGAATTGTATTCCTTCGCCATCCTGTTCCGGGAGGAAGGACTGGAAGGCAAGACCATGTTCTACGCCACCGACATCAACGGCGCGGCCCTCGCCAAGGCGGAAGCCGGCGTGTACGACCTGCAGCGCCTCGCCCTCTTTACCAAGAACCATCGTCTGTCCGGCGGGAACGGCTCCCTATCCGCCCATTACAGCGCGGCGTACGGAGCCGCTCGGTTCGACAAGAGCCTGCGCCGGCGGACGGTCTTTTCCGACCATAGTTTGGCGTCGGATTCCGTCTTCGCCGAAGTACACTTGATCTCCTGCCGCAACGTGCTGATCTATTTCGATCGTCCGCTGCAGGACCGCGCGGTGGGGCTGTTCAAGGATGCGCTGGTGCGCAAGGGGTTCCTCGGGGTGGGCGCCAGGGAAAGCCTGCGCTTCAATGCGCACGCGAAACATTTCAGCGAATTTCTCCCCGCCGAGCGGGTCTACCAAAAACAGGGCGACACATGAACGCGCTCAGCGTCGATCTGTCCCTGCACCATATCGAAGCCGTGGTGATCGGCGCGTCGGCGGGCGCCATTGCGTCGCTCTCGCAACTGCTTCCACCTTTGGGGCCCGATTATCCCCTGGCGATTTTAGTGACGGTGCATGTGCCCCCTGATCAGCCCAACACGATTCCGGCCCTGTTGCAGACCAAATGCCGCCTCACCGTCAAGGAAGCGGAAGACAAGGAACCCATCCTGCCCGGCACCGTGTACTTCGCTCCACCGGACTACCATCTGCTGGTCGAGACGGATCGGCGCCTCTCGCTGTCGAACGAAGAACCGGTGAACTTTTCGCGCCCCTCGATCGATGTGTTGTTCGAATCGGCAGCGGACGTCTACGGGAGGACTCTTTTGGCCCTCATCTTGACCGGGGCCAACCACGACGGAGCGCAAGGGGCCTGCGCGGTCAGCGAAGCGGGCGGCACCGTCCTCGTGCAGACGCCGGATTCGGCCACGGCACGCATGATGCCGGCATCCACCCTGGCCGCCTGCCGAAATGCCAGGGCCTTGAGCCTCGAGGACCTCACCGAAGTATTGGCCTCGCGCGGCCGAAGGGAGTCGTGATGCCGTCCGGTCACGCGAAATTCCTCCTCGTCGACGACCACGAGGCCAACCTCGTGGCGCTCAGCGCAGTATTGTCCCACGACGGCGTAGAGATGTTGCGGGCCCGGTCCGGCCGCGAAGCCTTGGAGCTACTGCTCCGCCACGACATCGCGCTCGCCGTCATCGACGTGCAGATGCCGATCATGGACGGATTCGAGCTGGCGGAGCTGATGCGGGGCTCGCGACGGACGCAGCATGTCCCCATCATTTTCCTGACGGCGGGACCACAGGACAATCTACACCGGTTCCGGGGCTACCAAGCCGGAGGCGTCGATTTTCTTTACAAACCGATCGAGCCGAATGTGCTGCGCAGCAAGGCTGCCATTTTCCTCGACCTCTATCAGCAGCGGGAGGAACTGGCCCGGCAACGGGACAAATTCCTGACCCTCGCCGAGGAAAAGGCGCGGCTGTTGCGGGAACGCGACGAGGCCGACCGTCGTCTGCGCGAAAGCGAATCGCGCTTCCGAACCTTGGCCGACAGCGCGCCGGTCATCATTTGGATGAACGGACCGGAGGGCTGTGAATTCGTCAATCAATCCTGTTTGGACTTCCTAGGCATCAACCGCCTGGAGGACGTCAATCGGTGCGACTGGACCGAGTACGTCCACCCCGACGACCAGGCCCACGCCGCCGCACGCTACCGCCAGGCCGTCGCCGATCACACGCGCTTCGAAGCCTCCTTCCGCTGCCGACGACGGGACGGCACCTATCGATGGTTGCGCAGCGTCGGGATGCCTATGCTGTCCGAGGCCGGCGACCTGCATGGCTATCTGGGCGCGAGCTTCGACGTGACCGAGAACAAGGAAGCGGAGGAACGTCTTCAGCGATGGAGCGTGGACTTGGAGCGGGCCGTCAACCAGAAGACCGGCGAGCTGCGCCGATCGCAAGAGCAGTTGCGTGCGCTCGCGAACGAACTGAACCTGACCGAGCAACGCGAACGCAAACGCCTCGCCACGGAGTTGCACGATTACCTCGCCCAACTCCTGGTCGTCGTGCGCATGAAGTTGCGCCAGACCGTGCCGCTGATCACCGGAGCGCGTGTCTCGGACCTCTTGAAAGAAGCCGACCAGGCCCTCACCCAATCCCTCGAATACACCCGCTCCTTGGTGGCCGAACTCACGCCGCCGACCTTGAAGGAATTCGGCCTGCTGGATGCCATGACCTGGCTGGCCGCCCAGATGCAGCGCCATGGCCTCACCGTCACGGTCCAGCAAGATACCGACGAGCCGGCGATTCCCGAAGATCAAGCCGTGCTGCTGTTCCAGTCCGTGCGCGAGCTGTTGTTCAACGTGCTCAAACACGCCAGGGCGAAGGAGGCGACCATTACCGTCGCCCTGACGGACGACGACAAGCTGCAGGTGGTGGTATCGGACAACGGCTGCGGGTTTGTCCCACATCCTCAAGACCGAGGAGCCGCCCCCGCTCAGTTCGGCCTCTTCAGCATTCAGGAACGGATGGCGGCGATGGGTGGACGGCTGGACATCGAGTCCGCCTTAGGAGGCGGCACCCGCGCCATCTTGACCACCCCCTATTGGCCGATCCCGGCCAAGACGGATGAGGAAGCTGCGATAACCAGGCCGGCGGTTGTCGATCCCGTGGCGCCGCAGGCTGCGGCGACGGACCAGGCTTCTGCTCCGCGCGGGCGCTCGACCATCGGCATTCTGCTGGTGGATGATCACGCCATGGTCCGGCAGGGACTCCGCAGCATGTTGGAAAACTACAGCGACGTGGCGGTCGTGGGCGAGGCCTCGGACGGCAACGAGGCCATCCTATCGGTCGAACGGCTCCGGCCGACCGTCGTGGTGATGGACATCAACATGCCGAACACCAACGGGATTGATGCCACGGCGGAAATCAAGTCACGCCACCCTCACATCACGGTGATCGGCCTCTCCGTGCAGAATACGGGAGAGGCGCGCGAGGCCATGCTCCATGCGGGAGCCACGGCGCTGCTGTCGAAGGAAGCCGCGGTGGACGAGCTGTACGAGGCGATCCGACAGGCCCTGACGGACGAGCAGCCCCGTTGCGGCGCCACGCCGTGATCGGGGGTCGGCGTTCAGCCCCCTATCGTTATCCCTAGTTGGCGAATACGACCCAAACCGATTAGGATCTCCTCCGCACATGCAGACCAACGACGATCCATCGGGCGTCCTACCATCCGCTCTTCCGCCGGCGACCGACTTCATGTTGGCGCGCCTGGCCGCGATCGTGGAGTCGTCCGAGGACGCGATCATTTCCAAAGATCTGAACGGCGTCATCACGAGTTGGAACCAAGGCGCGCAACGACTATTCGGCTACACCGACCAGGAAATGATCGGGCAGCCGGTGCAGCGCCTGATCCCGGAGGATCGGTTCGACGAAGAACCCCGGATTCTCCAGCGGATCCGCATGGGCCAACGTATCGATCACTATGAAACGCTCCGGCGACGGAAAGACGGATCGCTCGTCCATATCTCGCTGACGGTCTCCCCGATCAAGGATCGCACCGGGCGCATCGTGGGAGCCTCGAAGATCGCCCGAGACATCACCCGCCTGAAACAGGCGGAGCAACAGCTGCAGGAGTCGGCCGTCGAGCTGGAACGGCGCATCGCCGAACGGACACAGGAACTGCTCGCGTCCCGAGAGCGATTGCGGGCCCTGGCTTCCGAACTGACCCTGACCGAGCAACGTGAGCGACGACGGCTGGCTACCGAACTGCATGACTATCTGGCCCAGCTGGTGGTCGCGAGCCGATTGCGGCTGTCGCAGATCATTCCTCGCATCGCAGATCCGGAGGTGTCGGCCAGCGTCTCCCAAGTGGACAGCATGCTGGACCAGGCCCTCACCTATACCCGATCCCTCGTTGCCGAGCTCAGCCCGCACACGCTCTATCAATTCGGTTTGGCCAAATCCCTCCAATGGCTTGGAGAACAGATGCAGCAGCATGGCCTGCTGGTCTCGGTCAAAATCGGCCCGACCCCCTTCACCTTGGCCGACGACCAAGCCGTGTTGCTGTTCCAGTCGGTGCGCGAGCTCCTCTTCAATATCATCAAGCATGCCAAGACCGATCGGGCCACCCTCACGGTCAACGTGGACGAGGACCAGGAGTTGCGGATCTGCGTGGAGGACGAGGGCGTCGGCTTCGACATGGCAGCGATCACCCGCTCGACCGACACTCGCGGAAAATTCGGGCTGCTCAGCATTCGCGAACGAATGGGACTCTTGGGAGGCGAATGCGAAGTCTCGTCGACGATCGGCGGGGGAACCCTGGCGATCCTACGTCTTCCGCTTTCCCACAGACCGCAGGACGAACCCCTGGGTCCACAACCGGCCGTCGCTGTCCCCTCCGGGATGCCGGCCAAGGACCCGGCGAAGACCGTCAAGGTCCTGCTCGTCGACGACCATGCCATGGTCCGCCAGGGGCTCCGCAGCATCTTGGACAGTTATGCCGACCTGACGGTGGTGGGGGAAGCCGCCGATGGGCAGGATGCCGTCGTCATGGCGCGTTCCCTCAACCCTGACGTGGTGGTCATGGATGTGAACCTTCCCCTCATCGACGGCATCGAGGCCACCCGGCTGTTGCACCGAGACCACCGTTCCATCGCCGTCATCGGCATTTCGGTCCGCAACGACCCTCAGGTCAAGCTGGCGATGACCGAAGCCGGAGCCGTGGACTTTCTCCCGAAGGAATCCGCCGCCGTTCAACTCTACGACATCATTCTGCGACATTGCCCTATTAAGTTGTGATCTCAGTCAACTCTGAGAAACTAGGGGAATCCCCAGTGTGCATTCAGCGCGCGCGTCGTTATCATATTCTGTGCACGTATCGCCTATAGCCGGTCGACGCCTCCCCCCGAAACTACGTTCCAGCCCTGAGCGCCTGGCAGTCCCGAGCGGCGCGGGCTGTCTTCGGCGGGGCTTGTCTCTCCGCAAGAATTCGCATCGTCCCTGCGAGAGGGTGATCGGTCGTTCATGATCCCGGCACATCTCACATTGCAGCGGGTCGCGGGTTTTGCCGCACTGGCGGCCATTGCCGTTCCCTTGCTCATTCTCCTGTCGTGGGCCTACGAGGCCTCCTGGCTCACGGCGGTACATCCCTCCTTCGGCACCATCAAACCGATCACCCTGCTGTCAATCCTCTTGTGCGGCTTCTCCCTGTGGCTCTTGTCGGACGAGGGAGCCGTGACCGTCACCGGTCGTCGAGCGGCCCAGGCCGGCGCCGGCCTGGCTTGCCTGCTGGCCGGCCTCACCTTGGCCGAGTATCTGTTTGCGGTGGATGTGGGCATCGATCTCTGGTTCCTGGAAGGCCGGGACATCGACTCCTCCGCGCATCCCGGGCGCATGGCCCCTTCGACCGCGATTGTCTCCCTCTTGCTCGGCCTCGCGCTCCTGAGCCTGGATCATCCCTTGAGCAACGGTCACTATCCCTCCCAATATGCCGCCCTGCTCGGAGGGACCATCGGCGGGATCGCGCTTGTTGGATACCTCTACGGGGTCCGGTCGCTCTACAAGGTGGGAAGCTTCGCCACGATCTCGATGTATAGTGCGACGCTGATGTTCCTGATTGGCCTCGGCATTCTGGCATCACGGCCGATGCGGGGGTTCATGGCCACTTTGATGAGCGAGGATTTGGGCGGTGTGATGTTGCGGCAGGTCTTGCCGTTCGCTGTCTTCCTGCCGATCCTCGCCGGATGGATTCGTATCACCGCTCAAC
It contains:
- a CDS encoding protein-glutamate O-methyltransferase CheR, translated to MDAAMTPDAPTKTEDIELRLFLDAMYSQYHYDFRGYSKASLKRRLLLACQRMGCSTLSALQERLLHDRAVLPQLLNYLTVQVSDMFRDPAYFRTIREQVIPHLRTYPSLKVWVAGCSTGEELYSFAILFREEGLEGKTMFYATDINGAALAKAEAGVYDLQRLALFTKNHRLSGGNGSLSAHYSAAYGAARFDKSLRRRTVFSDHSLASDSVFAEVHLISCRNVLIYFDRPLQDRAVGLFKDALVRKGFLGVGARESLRFNAHAKHFSEFLPAERVYQKQGDT
- a CDS encoding response regulator, whose translation is MTRFHQKPNPILSIALVLSIAAVFVSEFYTKLGITVWVVYLIPLVLSYLTWNPLVPVAVGSIASLLILIGLVISPVGIDPSLSLINRGMGAGTALALAAFGHQFIRGRLAVRKEEWVRMGQTKLSERMMGDQSLRTLGENILQGLAEYVGAQGGAIFIDDGFGFHRTATFGVPEGAALPERFQVGDGLLGHALQQKQTIVVQDLPDGYFTIGSALGRSAPRHLLITPLGADGVINTVLELGFFHRVHDSDKELLGRLAESIATAVRGARYRNRLQELLEETQRQAEELQVQSEELRVANEELEEQSRALKESHGRLEQQQAELEQTNSQLEEQAQLLEGQKDELSNAAAISEAQKRQLERVSRYKSEFLANMSHEMRTPLNSTLILAKLLADNPQGNLTPEQVKSAATIESAGHDLLTLIDDVLDLAKVEAGRIDLTPGQVSLQRLIDSLHALFQPLATQKGLQLQMRRAPGTPESIETDWQRLEQVLKNLLSNAIKFTEAGRVSLDIAHLPDGRLAFAVEDTGIGISPDQHDLIFEPFCQGDGTTNRKYGGTGLGLSISREFVRLLGGDIHLASTPGQGSTFTIHLPQRIPSSPPLRSAPMASSPLPCEPPAPMLASPSGAPRVNGNALRTDDDRERLDDHRRVILIVEDDEAFSRILADLAHEMNFNVLIGNTAGEALALARQYLPSAVVLDIGLPDHSGLSVIDRLKTDVRTRHIPVHVISGHDHAKTALSLGAVGYMLKPVKREQLVEAFRQFETRLTDKPRRVLIVEDDPAQRDSLHLLIGSDDVETVGAASAAECLSQLAERTFDCMVLDLTLPDASGFSLLETISREEHLAFPPVIVYTGRDLSADEEQRLRKYSHSVIIKGAKSPERLLDEVTLFLHQVVTALPPEQQRMLEKARNRNAVLEGRRILIVEDDVRNIFALSAVLEPHGAKIDIARNGRECLALLESSMQSEDRRIDVVLMDIMMPEMDGLAAMRAIRERPEWRKLPIIALTAKAMKDDQEQALSAGANDYMAKPLDVDQLLSLVRVWMPR
- a CDS encoding PAS domain S-box protein, translating into MNSHDLLRWLAGSEMGGRIRTLDWAKTPLGPIEQWPAALVSTLGVCVTARFPMAIYWGRDRWLLYNDAWRPILGDKHPWALGRPAHQVWPELWETIHPLFEAVQTQAQGTWRSDELLPMQRFGYTEECYFDYSFNPIRGQDGTVEGILNIVQETTYRVLNERRTHLLRELASQSGSAQDDDHACALTLRVLATDPADIPFALLYRLDRNRKQAVLAGSVGLEESSPARQQALSLSQEGLAGGWPLDAAVRQGRALIVDDLADRFGRLPGGTWPEPTRQALILPITQSGDETGDVWLVAGVSPRRPLDADYQHFIGMVASQIGLTLAHACAYGEERRRAEALAELDRAKTAFFSNVSHEFRTPLTLMLGPLEEELRERPQTTRLEVAHRNSLRLLKLVNTLLDFSRIEAGRTEAQYQPTDLAAFSADLASGFRSAIERAGLRFIIDCPPLPQPVSVDRSMWEKIVLNLLSNAFKHTFHGEIELSMRHGAEGATLVVRDTGVGIPADALPRLFERFYRVHNRQSRTHEGSGIGLALVREVVQLHGGTVRVESRLDEGSTFCVTLPWGKDHLQPEQIGPGLPAVSPTTAAAPYLEEALRWLPDSQEDQDLPQAQDAPADPTAARARVLVADDNADMRHYILRLLRERYDVVAVADGLAALAEIRRRPPDLVLSDIMMPQLDGAGLVRTLRADPALQTIPIILLSARAGEESRVEGLEQGADDYLVKPFGARDLLARVATHLNLARIRRDAEAAMLRTKTFLERITASTPDVLFVFDLQEGSPVYVNRSLDTVLGYSLAQLHAMPGDPLSCLVHPEDLPAVREWLDGFQSAPDDEVREHVHQVRHSDGTYRRFLVRATVFERTGDGRAKQIIGSARDVTDQQRAEEALRRSEARFRAIVSQATAAVAQTDLTGRFLFVNRRFCNLLGYSESELLGMRMQEVTDPEDLPHNLELFHRLVNGGPDFILEKRYRRKDGTAVWASVSVGGVREGNALRYILAVGFDISVRKRQETQLLAINRRQQWLYELADALNRAEPPARLYERALQAMVDAVQADRAAILLFDDDGTMRFKASQGLSDEYRRAVEGHSPWTRDHRDPPPLFIDDLETSDLEPELRATIRREGVRALAFIPLTYSEQLLGKFMLYFDRPHRMTDEDIAWSQALATTLALGIARAKADEILRAREERLRLAMEAGRMGAWDLNLHTGETTWDAKQYELFGRPVDRPLRRAEEFYDALHPDDRAQVQEAAQRAHRSGLFSAEFRIVTPDGGIRWLSGQGATVTDEQGRPVRMVGINYDITERKRVEEDLQRSAAELECRVAERTIELTESREQLRALARELNLAGQRERQHLAAELHDYLAQLLALSRIRLAQAMQHSVSPVLGRTLSELQEVIDQALTYTRTLVAQLSPPILKEFGLPMALRWLAEQMVQRDLRVSLDLGPEHLPLPEDQAMLLFQSVRELLMNVVKHAAAKEAAITVRVNQGWLSITVTDRGVGFAHVDKAALREEGHVPGFGLFSIRERMLALGGRFELRSVLGHGTEATLIAPLASSTDQGSSRPAAAGLRTIPASTDASANQPLEGSHPLEKTPKTRVLIADDHAMVRQGLCGLLAGYADIEVVAEAATGKEAVTLAQQWLPDVVLMDVNMPSMDGIEATRQIKKSQPATIVIGLSVQDAAHVGAVMREAGAVAFLNKEAAVEDLYQTIQTARNGLLSAR